The DNA sequence tatatatttgtattttttagtgactagctcttcctttcacaaataaagaaagaattaattacagaatatgttcatatatacatgaaatattgttaaatttaaaaaaggagtcaCTTTAGTTACAGATATTTTAGAAGAAACTTGTAAATAATATCAAAAAGCAACTTCTTACATATAGGACTGCCATATTTCACAATGCAGTACAGTGTATTCAGtataagaataaaacataaatgtatcAGGATCTTTAACAGTAAGAAGCAGTTTGTCTTTAAATAATGGTTACAGATGGTTTCTCCTATCTCTGTTAAAATTTCTACAACCTAAGTTATTACAGTCTAaaacttaacttttttaaagctGTATAGCACTTGTATAAAGATTTTGTACATTTCATTCTCCAATCACCAAAATAGTGAAGTAAACTGCATAGATACTAATGTTCTGAGTTAGTGCGAATTTTTGAGCAATATGGTTTGAGagtacatttaaatatttccaggtacccttagttttattttcaaagcattgaCACAGGAGTGATATAAAAATGATtgtacagtaataataataataataataataataaactaatatCACTCTTGAAGCAGAAATTTTGATCCTGGCTCACTCTATTTACTGAATCATCACTTCtggacattgatttttttctgaagaacttTATAATATAAGGCTTTTCTTTACTCCATAAATGTAGATTATACTATATTCATAATTCTTTTTCAGTGAAACCCTTCAATATGATCATTTCCTGGAAGTGGTACAGGAAAAGATGGAAAGGGAAATGATCAAGGAAGGATATTAACATTAGGGTGATGATATTTCCTTTCTGAGGAAGCTCTCAGCTCTGACCTTGAGAAATGTATGACTCCACTGGACAAAGTTAAATGGGCAAGGAagcctttatttttcaatttttttccagcattattgaaacataatagttaaattgtgtttatttaaagtgtacaatgtcatgatttgacatatgtatttattataaaatgattaccacaatcaaattaattaaattaattatatatacgATCTCatatacttgttttttgtttgtttttgtgagtttgtttgttttttatgagaACACCTAAGAACGACTCTTGTGGCCAGTTTGATGTACacaatacagtacagtattattaatataGCCATGATGCTGTACACTAGGTTCCAGgcttcatttgtcttttaactaaaattttgtaACTTTTGATCACTGATGAGGGAATgtgggcaagctgagggcaaagtacaagctAGCACCCTGTCCCACCCAGGTGGGAtctgtgtgatattccttggacactcctggctacctAAGAACATAGGAAAGGGGTGTAcatgcttgccatggtgatgtgggaaactaaggcaaacaAGATATTAAATTCCTTTATTGCCTATAACTTATTGCTAAGTCCTTACAACGGGCAGAGTGACTTCTCTCTAGGAGCTTAGCTACCTTGATGATGGCACTCTGCTAAAGGGAAATTATCCTGACCCCCCATGCCCCCAAGGATCCTACAAGAAAGTTTATCTCAACTCCCCCAAGATATATACTGGCAATCATACTCTAAGCTTATGGCctcctgatatacatctgaagggtctcatgactgaggttttactaaacctCAGCAACAGCTAgctcctcaaggtcctggaaaccttgcttccaatattccttagagacttactctatccctgaccccctcccaacctaaGAGTATATAATGAATTACCTGTCATGACCCCCTGGCTCTTCGTGCCCACAGGGTCCTGTCTCCATGCTTTGATAAAATCGCCTTTTTCCACCCAAGatgttttaaagaattctttcttgccaTAGGCTCCAGACCACCTCACCATCACCTCAAAACTTCATCAACCACTATCTCCCCATTTCGTTCAACCTCTAGGCCCTGACAACTgcatttctactttctgtttccatgaggtcaacattttttgtttgtttaaattttacaCATATGCGATACCatacatttatctttctttgtctggcttatttcatctaacttagcataatgccctccagtctCATCCATATTAttcacaaatggcaaggtttccttcttttttatggctgaataacatttcattgtatagatacacAACAATTTAGACATTCATGCAATGAACAAGATATATCTTTTGAGATGCAGATATATCTTCGAGATACTGATTGTGTTTTCTCCTGATATATACTCAGAAATAGGATTGTTGGATCATTTGGTGTtgcggaatctggtctggatcacccggcAGAAAAACCAAGaggcactcggagatcttggaagggaggaggtttattttacattgGTGGATTcaagaggagatcattctccagaggtctgagcccagagcatcagcagagggagtAATGTATAGCCTGTTACTTCTGCCTTCCTCATTAATGCATGAGACAAGCAGTATGGGAAGAAAAATCGGAAGAGGCAgcctttgatcagggacaggttttccttatcagtcctgttggccatcttatCAAAGATTTTTCCCAATcaatggtagttccatttttaatttttgaaggaaactccatactatttctATAATGATTCTACCAATATACTTTCTCACTAAGAGTGTACAAGGATTaactttctccacatttttgtcaacatttgttatttcttgtctctttcataatagccatcctaacaggtgtaaggtgatatctaaTTGCAGCCCTGattgcataaatgaaagatttttttaatcaaaggtaTTGCAATAAGAAAGAAAGGCCAGAACTAAAGTTTGAACTCAATGCCACTGAAAGGGCTAGAGAGGTCTTAAGAGCTGGAGAGAAGGGATCATAATCCACCTGTGCTTACTAATTAACCTTACCCAAAGGAAAAGTACCTTCTCTCCTACCCTCAAGGCAGGAGGTGGTTTCACAAAGTGAAACATGACATCTGCCAATGTTAGGCTCATACTCTCCTAGAGAGACTGGTATATTGGGGTGCTGTTTCCTTCATGATTACATTCTAAAGAGATGGTTCTCAGGTACTTTGGAGAAAGACATTCCAGAGTTGTTAAACTGgcaagaggcttttttttttcctcattcatgagatatttattaaaataacacatttagggaaaaaaatcaatacaatgtATACATCATTACTGAAAACTGTATACCATCATacaaaaaaggattttatttgaGAAATCAATTCCTAATTTATGGCAAGTtttactttcagaaataaaaccacaaaacgACACAATCTAATTCAATCTTAAAGGCTGGCATGCTGAGCAAGGAATGTTCTTATTCTTTGTAGGAGCTCCTTCTTTACACTGTCAGGTACCAGGGCTCTGCCTTTTGGTGTGATTTCAGCCACCAAGTCATCAACAGTAACGTGTTCtagtcctttttctttaattacctctttacaGTGTGCCTTCAACTGGTCCTTCCAGCCACATTCAATTAATTTAGCTCTCAGCAACTCTTTGAGGCGTTCTCTTTCTCCAGTTTCTATCAACTTTTGGTTAATTGCTGCTCTCATCTGCGCATCTTTGTTCATCTTGCTAACCACCATCACCGCGGGCAAGGGCCGTCCCTTCCCAGCGACAAAATGACCCTTGCGCTGACGACCGTTACCTACCACACTCTTCGGCTGCCTGGACTTAGACCCTCAGTAGCTCTGgcaagaggcttttaaaaagacttacatcttgaaagggcagagaaaggatttACAAtgacaagttttctaaagtaaatgctagAAGAAAGGGGCAGCCAGGTGTCTGTAGTTAAGAAGAGGCCTATCTGAAGATTAgtcaagatgaagaaaatattaaagccaTTTTGGTCAGTGAATTCTTCCTTTGAAACTAATGAAAAATTATTAGTCACATTTCAAATAgtcacatttcaaatatttttcaggcACTGTATCAATAAAGGATAATGTGGTTTAAAAGTTGCAGAATTATTGCAACTCTACCTAAAAACTTCTTTATTGAAGCATTCTTTATTGTGTTAGAAAAAATGCAAGTAACTAACTGCCCTTTGGTAAGAAAATAGATCAGCTATGATGCACCCATACTATGGCACATTAAATGGCTattgaaacaaatgtaacatatttatatctatttcccttatagagtatctaaaatatattatttattgctcAGGCCAAAACACCTTGGAGTTGACATCTCTCTCATATCCCACTCCTAGTGGTCAGCAAAGCCTGTTGGCTCCAACCTCAAAGTATGTCCACAATTTGATTACTTTTCATCACTTGGCCCAGTAATCATCTCTAGGTTGGACTACGCAATAGCCTGTTCATTGGTCTCCCTGCTCCTGGACTTTTTCCTCTCCAAAAATATATTCTCACAATGCAAAGTCATCTTTAAGAAACTTGAGTCAGATCAGTAAGTCCAGTCACATCACTAGTGACTCTGTAATCTggcccacttcctctctcttcatttGTTCTGCTCCTTCACTTAGTTGCTACCATACCATCTCCCTTCCTAGTCCTCATATTCATGCCCCAGTGATTTTGTGCAGCCTGTTTCTTAAGTCTGAGCGGAGTTACTCTTATCCTGAATACTCACCCCATCTGCCTCTGCACCACCTCACATCATGCTAAAATCTCACCTTCTTATTGTATCTCCAGTTGGACCCCAGGACCTGGCCTTTACTGCCCACCTTCTTGTACTCACTAACCTTTGTCTTACAGTTTCCTCTAAGATCTTTCTGGCTTTCCTCCTAACTAAGGCAGATGAAATCAGAAACTATGTTCCAGTGATGGTGACTGCCCTGACAAGACCTCCCACTGGTGCAGACCACCCAGACCCTTTGAGAGAAACCTGATCCAAGCCTGCATAGTGGGAATAACCCACAATTATCTTTACCTCATTATAATTCTAAAATCTTTGCCCAAGGAGGAACACCAGCCTCATTTACAAAACACACAATGAATGTATAGATATGTTTCCTTAAGTCACATACGTGACCTTATATCTACCTCTACATACAATGACAAGGCTTCCCTATCTAAATATTCACTCTAACCCTAAACAGAAGGAACCCTTTCACCCTCTCTCAGGAAGTCATGGCTTGGAAGCCATCCCctgatctccttatttgctgtAAGTAAGTTTTCTTTGTGGACAACACAGCCTGGTGCAGTTTCTGACTCACCAAGGAGCAAACTCATGTTGGTTCAGTTACAATTGAACTCAACTTGAACTACCCCAGTTTAAAATGCAAGCTGCCATTTTCCCTATGTATGTCTACACCCCTTATCCTGATGGCTTATCACCTCCTAGTAAACTtgttatttactaatttatatgtttattatttattttctgtctctccccactaaaatgaaattttcacaaCACTTGTTTATTCATGGTACTGCACAGAACAAAGCCTGGCACAGAAGCCACTCATTAAATTCTtgttgaatacatgaataaatgagagATGAAAGTCTTTGTCACCAGTGTAAGGTGAAAAACCCATGTGAAATATCAAACCATAGCTCAGTGTCTTTCTCATTCCTGAGTATGTTTTTTTTAGTAATATTAAAAATCTAATAGGTATTGTACATATACAACAatcaaaaccttttaaaaattacagttctAATATTATGGTATTTGCTAACtgaaatatatctattaaaagCTAGTCATAATAAGTCTACAAATGTGATTAGTCATAGTGCAATTTCTTATTGATGATGGAacataaggcaagctgacaggTCTCAAACAttgcccacccccgccccaacccCTGGGTGGGATAGGTGTGACATTCCTTGGGcactacccaagaacaaaggaaagaggcaAAACAAATGtctaactgatagagatcacagccTTGATCTATTGACAAattcttatcaatagcctaatctccagaaacctacagagtctgcttcctggagccccaacatcagtCCTCCATAgagatgtgggaaacaaaggcagaaggaaatgacagatagaactcaatttccttataacctgcagcccactgacaaatacttgaggttGGCAGAGTGAAAAGTTTCTCCAGGAACTTCCTACTGTTGTATCGCTAATGATTTGCTACAGGGAAACAACCTGAAAATGACAATAGCTAGGTCTCCACTATCttgggagtcttctttagcatataaaAATCTCACTAGAAGCTTTCCCTGGACtgtacctcccccaactccatagtatataaccagtctctcctcatggCCTTGGGGCAGCTCTTCTGTCCACTGGTCCtttcccatgctttaataaaatcacctttttgcaccacaCACGGCTTCAAGAACTGTTTCTTGGTTGTCAGCTCCAGACCTTGTGAACCCCACTGTCACTCCAAAAACCTCATCATTATAAAAAACAGTTACCGAGGTAAGGACAGATCTAGgtcaaaatagaaaacataaactcaaaataagaaatatctttTGACCTTCATACTTATTGGGATGGAACTATGATGACATGATTTTTCATGAAGAACCTATACAaatcaaacataaataatattttattgcttatttatttgtgtagTCTAGATAGGATTATTAATTTGGGCAGAAAAGTACTGCtacttcagggggaaaaaaaagaaagaaaaaaggaatgtggCAGTGTACTGTACtaactcatatttttttaaataattgggtaatttaaattaaaataaaaatataaataaactaagtTAAAACCACCACAGGAAATAGGATTCTAGGATAATTTTCTGGACTTTTACTTTTTCTACTTGAAGTGATTCCCCTTAGgaaggatctttttaaaaatataaatgataatttataatttgtgtgataatttattatttgataAATGGTTTAATTTGCTTAAGAATCCTATAAACAAATGCTATGacatatttttgttaaaaggctgaatgtgtttacttttttcttctttgttttgtttttaagatattcGTGTGAAAGCATGACCATGAGAGTATAACATGGGTAAACATGTTATAGGGAAAATGATTTTGAGCTACATGCATAgcaaataggagtgcctgggtgattcattcagttaagtgtcagactcttgatctcagctcagatcatgatctcacatttcatgagaccCAGCCCGGTGTTGGAGTTCAAACTGACAGCAAGCATCCTACttgggggattctctctctccctttctctgcctctcccacgccctctctctcacaaataaataatttaagaaataagcaaataaaaagctCTACCAACCAACATTATctaggactctttttttttttcaagttttaatttaaattccagctagttaatatacagggtaatattagtttcaggtgtagagtttcgTGATTCAATCTAGGACTTACCtttaaatagttcatttattcttgaaCTGTTTTGTCTGAGTTAAGCTAACAATTTTTGACTGAGCCCTCATCAGCTTCCGAGAAATAAGATATGAATAAAGGTGAGAAGTGGAAATACATTATGGTTTACTAAAGCTAACTTCTGGGAAATGTATACATGAAAATGACAAATCTTATATTTGCTGTTGAAGTGACAATAAAGAAAGCCAGTATTTCACAGCACCTGAGCCCTGAACATCAAGCAGTGAGACTTACAGATCATAATGTCATGTTACATAAGAGAGGTTATTCAGTAAGCAAGGATTATATGCCCTGGTCAAATCATAGTTCTTggttacaaacaacagaaatttactccAGTTACTCTAATCAGAGGAGATGTCTTCTGGCAGGGTACTGGGTAGCTCTGCATAGTGGAAGAACGGATCCAGAATCACTCTGCAGGAAGAGGCATCCCAGTGGAGAAACCTAGAAGCCAATACTAGCACCACCAAGGGATTGGCCAGCCTTGTTTCTTTGTGCCACTGTCTCAGCACGGATACCTGCTCTCCTACAGCTGTGCCCTGGAGATAGCCAGGGTCCGGCTTCTGGCCTATGCTAGGACACTGTCTCCCACCAGAGTGCCTACACAGTGTATTCTTTAAGTCTTAGATATCTTTGATgacataaatcatttaaaatgtctcCAACTACCTTTGTCGTTAGTGTAATTAGACAATAAAAgacagcaaagaagaaaaaaattctaatttattaaCCATCTTTCCTTTAGCAAAGACTGACAGAGAAATTAGCTTATAACCAATTAACTTACCCGGTAACAACTGTTCTTTATGGTTTAATagattttgtattatttcctcagaattaatttgaaatattatttaaaaggcaACTAAACATAGTAGTAGCTTTTGATCATGAATGAAGTCCTcttaagatgaggtcatgtggAACATAGCAGATTTGCTTGGAACCAGTCTGAGATCAAATTTTAGCTCAATTCCTTGCCTGTGCTTGGCCTTGAACTTGATTTTTACCCTCTACACCTTAGTTTGCTAAtgtgaaaaatgagaagaatagTATTATCACTCTCAGGAAGTTTCTGTGAGGCCTGAGTTTATGTACCAGGATGCCAGTGCCTGCAGGAGTCAGCACTAAACATCACAAGTCATCACCATGCTGCTGGCCTCTGCCGAGTGACCGAGATTCCGGGGCCCACGCTGGAAGGATGGGGTAACATTGCTATACTTGCACTAACATTgctccttttttgtgtgtgtttccttttgaACATTTCCAGATGTAGATTTAGATGTCATTTCGATGTGTGCCCCAAAAGGAGAGTTGTTACTTTAGTTTCGGTGATGTTACTGGCGGCCATCGGGCACGTGGGAGTTCATCCTCAAGTGGAAGCAGGGGCCCTGCGTTGTTGTTCAGCTTTTCACTTCAACTGGTTACAGCTCTGGACAAGCCTGCTGACCTCTGTTATCtcatttacaaaaggaaaagccTAAAAACTAGGTCTTTAACGCTGCTCAGGCATTCTTCACGGATGGCTCTAGAGAACAGGGAGGAGTAAAAACCCTCCTGAAAAACTCCAGAAAATGGCTTTACTATCTACTAATAGTGGATAGAAaggtttagaattttaaatactcTCAAGAAGTCACCTGCTAGGTAACTGACCTTACTCAAATTTATCAGGAAGTAGAAAAACCTGGGAGCGAGGCTGGGGTAGCAAGgcatcagggaaaaaaaaaaacagtcatgcTAAAGGGAAGAGAGGTGCGGGATTGAACGAGAGAGGAAGTGATCCTCCGCGTCTGTGGAGCCCAGGGACTTGCGCTGGCGCATGCGCGGTTCACTCCCCCTGCGGCCTTGCCTCGGGCCTTGCTGAGCCTGCGCAGCAGCCTCGGGGCCAGCGCTGACTTCCAGGCCTGACAGGACCCTGAGGGCAGTCGTCCCCGTGCCCCCGCCACCGCGCTGTGACTCCATGCGGAAGGCGAAGGGGCCTTAAGGGGATTGGAGTTTGCTCGAAGGTGGCAGGGCCCGACTCCTCTGGTGGCTTCTGGGCCAGGCAGGCGCTAGCACCAGGGCACCCAGGTGTCGCTCATCCCACGACTTCCTTGCAGCCCTGGTGCGactctcaagaaaaagaaaaaaaaaaaaaaaggaaggaagaaaaggtaagtgaaaaaaaatatttaaaaagttgtagtgatgggggcgcctgggtgagttccagccctgcgtcgggctctctgcatggagcctgcttgggattctctctctccctctctctgctcagcccttgctcacgctctctgtcaaaataaatacgtaaattaagaaaaaacgtTGTGTTGAAATATTGACATTTAATgcataaagaaaaccaaaaatgtaacagaaatgaacatttcagaaaaagaaaataagcaaattaatggTAGAGGTTTGGTAAAcctgaatttttaataatgtaataacCTCATCTACTCTCATGGTTCAGGGTGTCATTTACATGCCTGTGACagaataatgttcttttttttttgctttttatttatttattttatttttttgatgcatatgttgattttaatttcatatgtagtttcaaatgttttttttaatgtaacacaatttatttttttaacatatgcaattattttccatcatttacaatacagtagttacaatgacactccaaacagaaaagcaaagtaaaaaatcaaaaccccaacttctatttcatgtaattagacttatacagaaattagaaggttaagtaacaactagttaatcacctaatttcacagctatctaaagtggcaatcgttatatagcagcttatctatgatacgttcaagatacatgatacaatttattacttgcccataagctaaaacagcctgcttaatacctttccttaaattccacctctatactacaatatacttgaggtccatgcaaaaaagtagctaccttttatacaGGAAATGGATGAtcaactgggcccacaaatgtatggccaattaatttttgacaaagtaggaaagagtatgtgatggaaaaaagactgcctctttggcaggtggtgctgggagaactggacagcaacatgcagaagaatgaatctagaccactttcttacaccatacacaaaaattaactcaaaatgcctGAAGGACAGAATAATGTTCTGATGTATAAAGCggttgtgttttgtcttttttagtcTCCTCCTCATCCCCTCTAGGATAGAGAGTGGCTGAGTGTGCTTCCTCCAAAGAGCTGTGTGGTAGGCAGTCAGCAGATATGCCTGGGagtctttggtttctttgtttcaaGAGTTTTGGAGAAACTTTGTATTTTCAGTAGACCCTGAAATGTCTGAGACAACAAGTAGGAATAGACTGGTGCTTCTCTCGAActaggataaaaataaaagtctcctTGGTTGGAGGAAGGAATGAGGTCAATTGCAGGGATGCCTATAAGTGAGAGGGTGTGATCCCTCCAGGCAGATGGCCCATGGGCAACCCTACAAAGATTCCTGGTGCCAGAATACTGCAGAAGCAGCCAAATGTACCCGTGCCACCGAAAAATGGCACCAGAGTAGCAGAGGGAGCTTCTGAGTCTAAAGTGATCCTGTGACTAGAAGGAGACAGGCTAACATGGACTCCACAAGGACAGGAACTTTATGTTGTCCTCCTCTGTTTCCCCCGCCCCTAGACCATGTCAAACACATAGTTATATGCTCAGTTCATATTTGCTGTGTTACAAAAGACGTGTAATATGGGTGAGAACGAGACCTGTCTCATGGAAATCCAATGAGAAAAAGGCCAGCTGGAGGATAGACCTGGTCATGTATTCCTTCCGGGACATATTCTGGAGGACTGGGTGCACCTATCATCTCACACCACCTCTGCCTTGATGTCCTGGTACTACATACTCATCAAAGAATTTAAATGTAACCTCAATGAAGTTGGAGAGAGATGTGTTGGAGATTAGGTTTTTGCCACTTTTCCAGAATGGAATTTCATATGAGAAAGTAGCtcgtttatttttaagttattttttgagCCCCTATTACATGCCACACACTATTCTAAACACTGGGGATATACATGTAAATCAAAATagttatagaaacagaaagttacATTCTTATAcagaactaatatttttaatccCTTCTAAAAGTCAGATACTATGTAATGTGCTATGAGTAGTAACTCCAGAGAACCCTCAAGTAGGTATTCTATAATATATGATTACAGATGGAGCAACTGAAGCAGAGAAAAGTTAAGTATTTTGCACAAGAttacaaaaattgaaaagactCATGATTTGAACCTAAGCCATTTGAGTCGAAATCTCACACTCATAACTGAGTTCATGAACTGAGATTTATATTCTCTACATCCTGATGACTCAAAACTTCATCTGTAGCCAAGACCTCTCTCTTGGACTCTGCATCACTAAATGTTTACTGGATAGCTCTAATTAAATATTCCATCAAACTTAATTTGAATTGAATTCAACAAATAATCAAACCTGAACTCAACACCTATTTTACCCGTTTTGCTTGCTggtgttttgtctgtttgtttcttatctcagGGGAAGACATCCCTCTCTATCTTGTTGACCAATCCAAAAATCTGccattcttcccttcttccttctgtctcccttaCCCACACCCCAGCCTACATCTCCTCAAACATCAGATCTTGATGCTTCTTACTAATACCTGTTAGCTCTTGCTATCAGTCCACTGTCTTCTCGTTGGTATTGTTTTGTGATGTTTAGCCTTATTCCTCCAATCCAAACTTCTGCATTGCATAATCCAGCCTAATTTTTGTGAAACAGAAATCTGACCCTTTTGCATCCATGTCACTGTGGTTTAAGGATGAATCCTAAATTCCTTGACATTGCATATAAAACCAGTCGTGATATGGGTCCACATTACTGTCCAAGCTTCACCTCTCACTCTTTTCTTTACAGTCTTACTGAACTAGTTGGAATCCATCAGATGCACATACTACACCTTtgtaaataacttattttattaaaaatatcctttatcATCTTAATCAGGATAAATCTGATTCATTGTTATGGCCTCAGGATAGAAGTCATGGGTTTTGAGAAGTCTTTCTTAACTTCCCCAGACTAGGTTGAGTGCCTGTTCTATGCTAATTCCTCTTTACTCTCTTGTCTTCTAAATACCACACTTACCTTCCCAGTTTTGGGGCCTAGGACTTTTTCTTGTGTATCCTTATTTCCCAGCGCAGCGCTTGCTACATagtaatgcaattaaaaaaaaaaaggctgctgaataaatgaaaaaataattacattaattcCTGCTGGGGAGTGAGTAAGCAATGAACTCCAAAAatgtgagagaaaacatttttaaagcaaaatttggCATAagaggacttaaaaaaaagatggggtcATAAATGTTACTCTAACTAGATCAAATTGAGAATTCTGGTTTTTCCATCAGCCAAAATACAAAGCAGCAGCCACAGATGCCTTTTCTTTGAAatcaaagaataagagaaattttCCCTGTATTAGTTAATTTCACTAACAAGTACTAATAATCTAAAGGAGCAAGCAAAGTTCAGATTAAAATACTTATGAACAAGACTGAAACCAACAGAACTGTTGAATTCAAAATATTCCTTAGAGTGATTCTGGTCAGGCAGGGACTCAAATCTCTGGCTAATGTGATTAAATCTGAATATATGCTGAGGGGTAAGTACTGTGTAAGAAAATAtcccttggggcatctgggtgtctcagtcggttgagcctccggcttcagctcagatcatgtctcgcggtttgtgggttcgagccccgcatcaggctctgtgctgacagctcggagcctgaagcctacttccgattctgtgactccctctctctcttcccttccccagtgcatggtctctctctctcaaaaataaacaaatattaaaaaattaaaaaaaataaaatatgcctttactagggcacctgggtggttcaatcagttaagcatctgactcttgatttcaattcaggtcatgatctcgtggttcatgagttcaagccccatgtcaggctcagggCTAGCTAGCAGCTGGCAGAGcatggggttctctccctctttctttctctgccccttccctgcttatgcacacacactctctctccctctcagaattaaaaaaaaaaaaaaagaaagaaaagaaaaggttcaaGTGAGAGCAAAACAGAGAACTCGTAATAAAACCCAAAGTGTGCCAAAGTATATGAGAGCATGGTTTCTCCTATTTGAAGACC is a window from the Suricata suricatta isolate VVHF042 chromosome 4, meerkat_22Aug2017_6uvM2_HiC, whole genome shotgun sequence genome containing:
- the LOC115289058 gene encoding transcription and mRNA export factor ENY2, with product MVVSKMNKDAQMRAAINQKLIETGERERLKELLRAKLIECGWKDQLKAHCKEVIKEKGLEHVTVDDLVAEITPKGRALVPDSVKKELLQRIRTFLAQHASL